The DNA window ATGAGCAGGCGCTGGCCGTAGCAGCGGCATCGCTCGATCACCGGCCGGGACGAAGCTGGCGGCCGCTGGCCGACACGACGCGAGCGGCTCAGATCCTCTACGGAGCACCGGCGGCATGGGATGCCTGGCGTCGCGGCGTGGATTTTTACGACGAGGGGTGGCTTCTCTGGCTGGAGGTTGACGCGATCATCCGCAGTGAAACCCGGGGCGCTCGGTCGCTTGATGATTTTTGCCGCCGCTTTCACGGAGGGACATCCGGCGGCCCCACGGTCAAACCGTACACCTTTGACGATCTTGTGGCGACGCTCGCCGAAGTCGCTCCCTACGACTGGCGCGGCTTTTTCACAACGCGGCTGGCTGCGACAACACCACGAGCGCCGCTTGGCGGCATCGAACGAAGCGGCTGGCGCCTGGTCTATCGGGAAACGCCTTCCGATTTCCAGCAGGCCCTCGAACAGGTCAGCCGAATCCTCGATCTCGCGTACTCGCTTGGCCTGCGCCTGCGCGATGACGGCCTCATTCTCGATGTGGTGCCGGAGACCGTCGCCGCTCGCGCCGGTCTCGGTCCGGGAATGCGGCTCGTCGCGGTGAATGGACGACGGTTCGCTCCCCACATTCTGCGAGCGGCCCTCCGGGCAGCCAGGACCAGTTCGGATCCCATCGAGCTGCTCGTCGAAAGCGAAGAGTTCTACAAGACCTATCGGCTCGCCTATCACGAGGGCGAACGGTATCCTCACCTGGAGCGCGACGCGTCGCGGCCCGATCTCCTCAGCCAAATCCTCAAACCGCGCCAGACCCGTATCGCCACCTCTCGATAATATTCACGAACACAACCGGAGCGATCCCTCGTCACAGAGGGGCGCTCCGGCACAAAAGGGGGACCTGTTTCCCGGGACGTCTATCCCTACCCCGCCATGGGGAAGCGTAGCGGATAAGTCGGGGAGACTTCAGGGGGAAGAAGTCTCCCCGACGCTCACTCACCTTTTACCAGTTAATGGCCAGGGTAAAGGTGATGACGCGCGATCCTCCGCTTTGACTGTTGATGCGAGCGAAGGTCGCGGAATCAAAGGTCAAACTGCCGATGGCGAAGTTGGTGTTGTTGAAGGCATTGATGAAGGCCGCCTTGAATTCCACGTTGGCCTTCTCGGTGAAGTACGTGCGCTTGATGAGCGAAAGATCGGTCTGGAAGAAGCGCGGACCGTTAATGGACGCCCGCGGGAAGTTCCCAAACGTCCCCGGAGCAGGAGAGGCGAGGAGTCCTTCCTTGAGCGTCGCCGTTTGCAGACGACCGGCTGAATCCACCGTGATGTTAAGCAGCGCCGGATTGATGAAGAACACTCCCGAACCGGTGCGGAAGATGCCGAAGTTCTTCTTGAACTCCTCGAAGCTGATGCCGACCAGTTGAGCAGGGTTCAGTTCCGGATTGAAGTTGTTGAACGTGGAGCGGCCGGAGAAGACGGCAATCGGCGGCCGGGACTGCCAGTTGATGATGCTTCCCACGGACCACCCTTCGATGACCTTGCGGATGACTCCCGGTCCACCGGACCAGAAGCGACGGCCCGGTCCGACCGGCAGCTCATAGAGGAAGTTGGCGATGAACCGGTGCGTCTGATCGAATCCGGAGCGGTGGCGATCCAGCCGAGGATTGCGCAGCGTGCGGAAGGATTCGAGCGTGCTCTGGCTGCCCTCGCTGTCGGTGATGGCCTTGCTGAAGGTGTAATTGGCCTGGAGGTAGAGTCCGCTCGACACCCGCCGCCGCAATTCGATCTGCAAGGAGTTGTAGTTGGAGAACGAGGCATTGGTCAGCAGCCGCGCGAAGGCGGCAAAGGGATTGGCCACAAAGAAGTTGGGCGGCAACTTCGCTCGATTCGCCGCGTAGGTCGGGCTGAAAGCGAGCGTTTGCGCCATCGCTCCCACGTTGTTGTTGACAAGCGCCGTGATGAAGGTCGAGCTGGCAAAACCGACCGAGGCTGGCAGCCCGCTGAACAAGGTCGAGAGGATCGGCAGCGGAACCGTTCCCGGGGCCCCCGGAGCGAAGCTGCGTCCCCCGTTGATCTCCAGGTTCTTTTGCGCGTTGAGGAACTCCTGCAGGAAGCCGTTCTCGAAGATGTTGACCTCGTTATAGTCAATGGCGCGGAAGATCTTCACGGCGTGGTTGCCCACGTAGCGGATCTCCAGAGCGGTATTGCGCGCAATCTCCCGCTCGATGCCGAACGACCACTGCTGCACGTAGGGCGTTCGGAGGTTCGGATCGAACGTCCAGAGGCCGTTGTTGGGATTGACGGCGAAGTTCTCCGCATCGGTCACCGGCATCTTGAACGTGGGGGTCGGCAAAGGAACGCCCGCCGCTGTGAGCACGCCCGTCGGCGTCGTATTGGCCACCGTCTGAATCAAACCGGGATTGGTGGTTCCTACGCCCAGCGCGTTGCTCACGACGGTGAACCCATCGCGGAGATAGCTGATCGAGAAGCCGGCGCGAATGGCGCTCTTCCCTTCACCGCCGAAGAGCCAGCGCAAGAGCCGGTTTTTCGGCTCCGGCGAGTAGGCGAATCCGATGAAGGGAGCGAAGTTGTTCGTATCGTTCTTGTAGAGAGGTCGTCCGGTCTTCCCGCTGACGAAGTCAATGATCGTCGGCGCTGATCCCTTGAGCACTCCGGGATTGAACAAATTGCCCGGTCCCGAAATGCCGAACAGGCCCGCCACCCCGCCGAGCGGTTGAATCGCCAGCCCGTTGGGGATTGTCGGCACGGCCAGGAATTCGTAGCGCACTCCGTAGTTGAGGGTAAAGTTGCGCACAATCCGCCATTGATCCTGGAAGTAAAAGCTCACTTCACGCTGACGGAAGACGCGCTCGCGCGTGGCTCCGGGAACGAACCCCGACGTCGGACTGGTGACGTTGAACGTGCGTTGAGCCGAACCGAGCAGCCCCACCAAATCACGGTAGATCGGTCGGGCGCGATTGACAATCGCCGTTCCCGTAGCGCCGGCAGGGAGATTCGGGAAGGCGGTGTTCAAAATGCCGTCGGGATTAGCCGTGTTCGTCCCCAATGCGATCGTCGGGTGAATCCCCGCATCGTTGAAGGTCACCGCCGAAATGGAGACCGCTTCTGCTCCCATGCGGAACGTGTGCGTCTTCCTCACCCAGGAGAAGTTGTCCACGAACTGATAGACGAGCGTATTGCGCCCCTGGGACATGAACGTCAGCTCAGGTGTCGTGACCGAACCGAATGTCGTGAAAAACGGCTTATCCGGGGGAGCTTCGCGCAAAAATCCCACCGGCGCTCGCTGATGCCCGTAGCGAACCTCATTGGCAAACGACGTACCGAAGGTGGAATGGATGGCCGCCGCCGTCAGCCAGCGCGTGGACTCCTGAAAGGCATTGATACCCCCAGGGAATGGGGACTCCAACCCGTTGAACGTGTCGGGCGTCAGGATGAAGTGGGCGCGATGCAGCACCCACTCGAGCTTGTGCGATCCCCACCTGTCGAACAGCTTTTGGTCAATGCGCAAACTGATCTTGTCGTTGTTGTTGACGCCCGCCACGTTGTAACGGAAACCGGCGGTATTGAGCCCATCTCCCACGAGCGTGTTGTTCGGCGCCGGCATTGCATTCAGCACCGCCGACGTGATCGGATTGAGCGTCTTCACATTCCCGATCTGGAGCAGATTGACGGATTGAAGCTGACCATTGGCTCCGATATAGCGGAAGATCCCCTGTCGTGCTTCCGGCGTGAGAACCGTTCGGTTCCGGGTGGCCGAGAAGGGCTCGCGGAATCCTTCGTAGGAGAAGAACCAGAAGCTCCGGTTCCGTCCGTCATAGATCTTGGGCAGATAGACGGGACCGTTGGTGACGAACCCGAACCAGTTCTGGAGCTGGATCGGTCGTGGAGTCCCCGTCGCATTGTTGAAGAACGAGTTGGCATTGAGATTGTCGTTGCGATGCTGCCAGAAGACCTTCCCGTGGAACTCGTTGCCCCCCGAAGGCGTGACAATACGCACCTGAGCGACGCCACGACCCGCATCTGATCCCACCGTTCCAATCGTCACGCTGAACTCATTGGTTGATTCCAGCGAGGGAGCCGTGATGGCAAAGAACGAGTCAGTCTTCACGAAATTGTCCATCGCATTGATGCCATCCTGGGTGACGTTGGTGGCCGTGCCCCGCAGCCCCCCGACGGAAGCACTGCGCGTGTCAGTGCCGATGACGGCAATGCCCGCTTGCAATCGAGCCAGCTCAATCGGATTACGGTTGGGCAGAGGAAGATCTCTCACCTGACGCGCATTGATGACATTGGTGAGCGTCGGGCTGACGGTGTTGATCACGGCTTGTGCCTCCCCAACCACCGTGACCTCTTCTGTGACAGCTCCAACCTCAAGGCTCACAGTGATCCGGGCCGGGATGGACACTTCGATGACCACGTCCTGGATTTCAGCTCGCTTGAACCCCTGAGCTTCTACGGAAACGGTATATCGGCCGATGGGGAGCGAAGGAAGGACAAATGCTCCCTGAGCATCGGTCGTGGCGCGAAACTGAGCCCCCGTGGCAATGTTTTTCACCGTCACAGAGGCGCCGGGAATGGCCGCGCCGACCGGGTCCGTCACGATCCCCGTTAAGCTTCCCGACGTCTGACCAAACACCGGTACACTGCTGAGCATCAAAAGCGTCAACAAAACAGCGATATGGTGTCTCACCGTGTTTCCCTCCTTAGCTTCGTGTTGAAAAACGGAAGGCGTTAAAACCGCTTTGCGCTTCCGACACTGAAAAAGGCAAACGGTGTGCCACATCGGTCCCCATAAGGTAACTTCCTGAGGCTCCAGCAATTACAGGGTTACAAAAATTTGCAATGACAGGAGTCTTTCCATTTTTTCGGAAAGTCCATCCGAAATTTTGGACGACTTGCGGGTTCACCCCGAACCCGGAGGGACTTTAAGAGGGGGAGAGACTCACGATGCCGGCGGCTCTTTGCAGAGGCGGCATCGTGAGTCCTCCAGATCAGCTCTCACCAATTGAATCGCGCCGCCAGTTGGACGATACGAGGATCGTAGGCTCCGTTGGTGCCGGAGATGCGACCGAAGTTTGTACTGTTGATGTTGGTCGTCGGTCCACCGAAGCTGACCGTGTTGAGGAGGTTGAAGAACTCGGCGCGGAATTGGAAGCTTGTCGTTTCAGTGATCCGGATGCTCTTGATCGCGTTGAAGTCGAGTCGCCAGAATCCCGGGACGCTCAACACGCCGAAGCCCAGCGAACCCAGTCGGCCCGCTGCAGGATTCCGGAAGATTTGCGTATTGGCGCGACCATCCGGGCCGATGAGGCTCGGGTCGAAGTAGAAAACGCCGTTGCCGGTTCGCCGCACGCGCACGAGCCGGCGAAGATCCTCAACGGTCATGCCGACGAGGTCAACGGTATTGCTCCCCGAACGTCCCGCGCGGTTGAGCGTGCCACGACCGGAGACAAACGAGAGCGGTTGCCCGGTATAGGCGATCAGGATTCCTCCGATCTGCCAGCCGCCGAAGACCCGCCCCACCCAACTGCTCGTATTCAGGAAGCGCTTGCCGGGACCGAACGGAAGCTCGTAAACAAATGTGGCGTTGACCCGATGGCGAGTGTCGAAGCTGGCGCGGCTGTATTCGTAGCGGGGACTGCGCAGCGTCACGAAGGCGGAGAAATTCGAACCGGAGCCTTCAAAATCCGTCAGAGCGCGTCCGAACGTGTAGTTGACGTTGAACTGCAATCCCGATGCCAATCGGCGCCGCAGCTCCACCTGAAGAGAATGGTAGTTGGAGCTCGAACCGTTGGTGATCACATCGGAGAAGGACGCCTCCGGGTTCACGACGAAGAAGTTGATCGGCAACCCACCGCGCGGACCCGTGAGCGCATTGAGGAAGTTCGTGAAAAGTTGATTGGCGAACTCGCCGGCCTCGTTTTGATCGAGCAAGGTGATGAAGGTGGAATTGCTGTAGAGAGCGCCCGATGTCGCTCCGAAGATCGCCGCCAGGATCGGCAGGGGGACTTGACCGGGAAGCCCTTGATTGTCAAATCGAGCCCCTCGTCCCATCTGACGGCTGATGGCAAGGTTTTGTTGTGCGGCCAGGAATTCCTGGAGGAAGCCGTTCTCGAAGATGTTCGTTTCGTTCAAATCAATCCCGCGCCAGAGCTTCAGACCGCGATTGCCGACATAACTGACTTCCAGAGCCAGGTTGGGCGTGAGCTCGCGGGCGATACTGAGCGACCACGTTTGCACATAGGGCGTGCGGAGGTTCTCGGCGAAACCGAAGATCCCGCTGCCTCGATTGTCACGGAAGTTATCCAGTTGAGGAATGGGCACGCGGAAAGTTGGAACAGCCGGGACGGGGAATCCATTGCGGAACGAGGTGAACTGCGCTCCTCCCCGAATTCCCTGATCTGCCGTCGTGAGGGAGATCGTCTTGATGAACCCCGCATTGCTTCCTAAAGCGTTCGTGATGACGCTGGCGCTCTCGAGCGAATAAGCGATGGAGTATCCACCGCGAATGGATCCTTTGCCGGCTCCGCCCAGGAGGATGCGAGTTAACCAGTTGCGCTTCTCCGGCGCCCAGGCAAAGCCGAACGTCGGCGAGAAGTTGTTGTAGTCCTCGTTGAAGAACTTCCGCCCGTTGGATGAGCCGGCGAGATCAAGCATCACCGGTGACCCCGCGAGCACGCCCGGACGAAACAGGTTGCCCTTGCCTGAAACTCCGAAGAAGGCCGCTTCCCCGCCGACGGGCTGGAGCGCCAGCCGATTCGCTTGATCCGGCACACTCATATACTCATAGCGAAGGCCATAATTGAGCGTGAGAGTCGGCCTCGCTCTCCACGAATCGGAGAAGTAGAAACCGAGGTAATTCTGACGGATCTTGTTGAAGAAAAATTCTCCTTCAACGAACCCCACCTTGGGATCCTTCACGTTGAAGGTGCGGGTCGTGCTGGCGATCTGACCGATGAGGATCGAGTAGACGTTCTGCGCCAGGCTGCGCGTCGTCGCCGTGCTGCTGGGGAAGGCGCTGGCGGGCAGTGCCGACGGATTCGCTGTGCTGACGCCGAGGATCAACCGCAGAATCGTCCCCGTGGTGCTGGTCGTCTGGTTGGCTGTGATCGAACGAAAGTCGCCGCCAAACCGAATCGTGTGTCGTCCTCGAATCCAGGAGAAGTTATCGAGCCACTGGAAGTTCCGCGTGTTGCGCCCGCTGGTGACGCTGATGAGCTGAGGATCAACGATCGTGGGAAAGTCAATGAAGACCTCCCGCCCCGCCACCTGGAACCGGTCCGGCTCCGTCCCGAAGATCACCGGAGCCGTCTGGAAGCCGAATCGAGCCTCATTGACTTTATTCGCTCCGAAGGTCGAGCGCAGAGCAAAGGAACCCGTCCGCCGCCACGAATCCTGGAATCCTCCCTTCATCCCGGGGAAGATGGGCTCGAATCCATTGAGCGTATCATTATCCGTATCGAAGCGGACGATGTGCAGGATTCCCTCGACCGTATGAGTATTGTTCAACCGCCAATCAACCCGCCAGCTCGGCCGGATGATCCGGGTCTTTGTCGGCACATTCCAACGAAAGCCGCCCGTGACCAACCCGTCCCCGATCTGGAAGTTATTCGGCAACGGATACCTGTCGCTGAGGATCTTGGTCGTGAAGGGATCGGCACTAATACCTCCCGCCTGGAACAGATCCACCGTGCGAAGCTGCCCGTCAGTACCGATGTAGCGAAAGATTCCTCGTCGCGCCTCATCCGTGAGGACTGTCCGATTGCGCGTCACTTCGCTGGCCTGCGTGGTGATGTCAAGTGACGTCCAGAGGAAGACTTTGTCCTTGATGATGGGGAAGCTCGCGCGCCCACCGAATTGGTTCCGAATGAGCTTCTCGCGAGGAGTCCCCGTCAGGTTGTTGAAGAAGCTATTGGCATTGAGCACGGTGTTGCGGTGGAACTCGAAGAGACTCCCATGAAACTCATTGGTGCCGCTCGGTGTGACCATGCGGATGAAGGCCGCTCCGCTACCGGTCGCCGAAGCATCGGTGGTACTCGTCGTGATGCTGAATTGCTCGACGTTCTCCACCGTCGGCGAGGAGATGATGAAAAAGCCATCACCGGATCGGAGAAAGTTGTCCTGCACGTTGATCCCATCTTGCGTGATGTTGATGACCGACTGACGCAGTCCGTTGATGCGTGAGGCCCGCTCTCCGCCCGACGTCGAAATCCCCGCAACGGTCGTGGCGATGGTGATGGGATTACGCGCCACCAGTGGCAGATCGAGAATTCGCCGCCGGTCAACGACAGTGGTCAGCTCCTGGCTGCTTTTGTTGATGACCTCTTCACCGGTGCTGGTGACGGTCACCTCTTCGACCACACCTCCCACTTCCAGCTTCACGGTCACCGTCGCATAGGTCGCCACATCAATCCGCACATTCTCCCGAACGAACTTCTTAAATCCCGGGGCGTCCACCGTCAGCGTGTAGACCCCGACGGGCAGAACCGGGAAGATGTAGACACCCTGTTCATTGGTCTCGGTCGTCCAGGTCGCATTGGTCCCCACATTGCGCACCTCGACTTTGACGCCCGGCAGGTAAGCCCCCTGGGGGTCTTGCACTGTTCCATCCAGACGCCCTGTATTGGCTTGCCCCCGGACGGCAGTAACTGAGACCACGACCAAAAGCAAAGAAAGGAAAAGTCGCAGAGGATGTCTCATTGGTTTCCCTCCTTAGTTTTGGTTGTCCCGCGTCAAAAGCAGCGGAAAGCACAATGCGCTGTACTTTCCGCGACCAGTTTATGCAAATCCCGTGCCAAGTCAAGCCTAATAAAGCAAATTACTGATCTGCTTCTCGTTAAAAGAGCAAAGGTCAGATTCGCTCCGCCCGATCTTCCATTTTTTCGGAAAGTTCATCCGAAATTTTGGATGAGCATGCCGCAGGCAGCCGATGGCGGCCCTGACAGGGGCACGTCTGAAGGGAGACGTTCCTCGTCGGAGCAGGTCGTACTGTCTCAGTTTACGAGCCGTCTCCCTGTGAGGGCTCTTGAGTCCGCATTGATTCGCGGGTGATCAAGGCGGTGCTCCTGATGACCCCGGCTATGTCGGATACCACTGAGCGGTAGTGGTAGAATGGCATCGGGAGGACTTCCGCAAGGAGCCACATTGTTTATTGCCAGCGCGCCCACACGTCGGGAGACGCGCCGGTGAAAAGGTGCTCCCAAAGATGCATTGACAAAACTCTGGCTAATTTTTATCATCATGCACCTGGCGATACAAGGAGGATGATGGGCAAGCAGCAGGCGATCTCGGTTTGCTCCCTGGGTATCACGGGAATGTTGTTCTCATGTGATGAAGGAAGGCCATCACATCTCTCACCGGAGGGACACAAACAATGAGGGAGAGGGCGTCGCGTGTGACCTCCGGCAGAAGCAGTTGCAGGTGAACGACAGAACGTCATGAGCTGGGCTCATGACGATTCTCGAGCAGCAAAGGAGGGGGATATGCTGACACTACCTGTGATGGGTCTCATTGTGCTTTTGCTCCTTCAGCCGGAGCAGGGGCTCATTCATGCTCCGGATGCAACCTCCATGTTTAAGATTGCGCTGCGGTGGCTTCACTTCGCCGCCGGAATTACCTGGATCGGGCTCCTCTATTTCTTCAACCTGGTGAATGTGCCGGTGATGAAGAAGCTCGATCCCGCGACCCGAGGGAAAGTGGTTCCCGAGTTGATGCCGCGAGCCCTGTGGTGGTTTCGCTGGGGCGCGGTGGTGACCGTTTTGGTGGGATTGACCTACTATGCCATGTATATTCTTGCGTCGGAAGCGGAGAATGCGGGATTCAGTACCTGGAGCCTGTTTGGCCAGTGGCTCCTGGTGGTCATCATCGCCTGGGCGATCATCTACGGCTGCCTTCAGCCCGTCTCCGGCGTCCTCAACAAAGGGGCCGTTCTCGCCGTGATTGATGCGGTGGTCGTTCTCGTGATGTTCTATGTGTTGCTGAAGATCATGGGCACGACCAGCGAGGCCGGGAAGACACTGGGGAACAAATCGCTCTCGATCGCCTTCGGCGGTGGGCTGGGCATCATCATGCTGCTCAACGTATGGGGCATTATCTGGCCGGCGCAGAAGCGGATCATCGCCTGGACTAAAGAGAACGCCGAAAAGGGCACGGCCATGCCGCCTGAATCCGCCAAGCTTGCCCGCCGGGCCTTTCTCGCTTCGCGGACGAATGCCTGGCTCTCGTTGCCGATGCTCTTTTTCATGGGTACGTCTCACGGCGATTACATCTGGTTTGCCCAGTAGGGATGAGCGTTTTCGCGGCGCACCATCCGATGAGCCGACGATGAACAAAAGCGCCAGGCTCAGGTGATGAAGTCTA is part of the Blastocatellia bacterium genome and encodes:
- a CDS encoding urate hydroxylase PuuD, with protein sequence MLTLPVMGLIVLLLLQPEQGLIHAPDATSMFKIALRWLHFAAGITWIGLLYFFNLVNVPVMKKLDPATRGKVVPELMPRALWWFRWGAVVTVLVGLTYYAMYILASEAENAGFSTWSLFGQWLLVVIIAWAIIYGCLQPVSGVLNKGAVLAVIDAVVVLVMFYVLLKIMGTTSEAGKTLGNKSLSIAFGGGLGIIMLLNVWGIIWPAQKRIIAWTKENAEKGTAMPPESAKLARRAFLASRTNAWLSLPMLFFMGTSHGDYIWFAQ
- a CDS encoding carboxypeptidase-like regulatory domain-containing protein; its protein translation is MRHPLRLFLSLLLVVVSVTAVRGQANTGRLDGTVQDPQGAYLPGVKVEVRNVGTNATWTTETNEQGVYIFPVLPVGVYTLTVDAPGFKKFVRENVRIDVATYATVTVKLEVGGVVEEVTVTSTGEEVINKSSQELTTVVDRRRILDLPLVARNPITIATTVAGISTSGGERASRINGLRQSVINITQDGINVQDNFLRSGDGFFIISSPTVENVEQFSITTSTTDASATGSGAAFIRMVTPSGTNEFHGSLFEFHRNTVLNANSFFNNLTGTPREKLIRNQFGGRASFPIIKDKVFLWTSLDITTQASEVTRNRTVLTDEARRGIFRYIGTDGQLRTVDLFQAGGISADPFTTKILSDRYPLPNNFQIGDGLVTGGFRWNVPTKTRIIRPSWRVDWRLNNTHTVEGILHIVRFDTDNDTLNGFEPIFPGMKGGFQDSWRRTGSFALRSTFGANKVNEARFGFQTAPVIFGTEPDRFQVAGREVFIDFPTIVDPQLISVTSGRNTRNFQWLDNFSWIRGRHTIRFGGDFRSITANQTTSTTGTILRLILGVSTANPSALPASAFPSSTATTRSLAQNVYSILIGQIASTTRTFNVKDPKVGFVEGEFFFNKIRQNYLGFYFSDSWRARPTLTLNYGLRYEYMSVPDQANRLALQPVGGEAAFFGVSGKGNLFRPGVLAGSPVMLDLAGSSNGRKFFNEDYNNFSPTFGFAWAPEKRNWLTRILLGGAGKGSIRGGYSIAYSLESASVITNALGSNAGFIKTISLTTADQGIRGGAQFTSFRNGFPVPAVPTFRVPIPQLDNFRDNRGSGIFGFAENLRTPYVQTWSLSIARELTPNLALEVSYVGNRGLKLWRGIDLNETNIFENGFLQEFLAAQQNLAISRQMGRGARFDNQGLPGQVPLPILAAIFGATSGALYSNSTFITLLDQNEAGEFANQLFTNFLNALTGPRGGLPINFFVVNPEASFSDVITNGSSSNYHSLQVELRRRLASGLQFNVNYTFGRALTDFEGSGSNFSAFVTLRSPRYEYSRASFDTRHRVNATFVYELPFGPGKRFLNTSSWVGRVFGGWQIGGILIAYTGQPLSFVSGRGTLNRAGRSGSNTVDLVGMTVEDLRRLVRVRRTGNGVFYFDPSLIGPDGRANTQIFRNPAAGRLGSLGFGVLSVPGFWRLDFNAIKSIRITETTSFQFRAEFFNLLNTVSFGGPTTNINSTNFGRISGTNGAYDPRIVQLAARFNW
- a CDS encoding TonB-dependent receptor, encoding MRHHIAVLLTLLMLSSVPVFGQTSGSLTGIVTDPVGAAIPGASVTVKNIATGAQFRATTDAQGAFVLPSLPIGRYTVSVEAQGFKRAEIQDVVIEVSIPARITVSLEVGAVTEEVTVVGEAQAVINTVSPTLTNVINARQVRDLPLPNRNPIELARLQAGIAVIGTDTRSASVGGLRGTATNVTQDGINAMDNFVKTDSFFAITAPSLESTNEFSVTIGTVGSDAGRGVAQVRIVTPSGGNEFHGKVFWQHRNDNLNANSFFNNATGTPRPIQLQNWFGFVTNGPVYLPKIYDGRNRSFWFFSYEGFREPFSATRNRTVLTPEARQGIFRYIGANGQLQSVNLLQIGNVKTLNPITSAVLNAMPAPNNTLVGDGLNTAGFRYNVAGVNNNDKISLRIDQKLFDRWGSHKLEWVLHRAHFILTPDTFNGLESPFPGGINAFQESTRWLTAAAIHSTFGTSFANEVRYGHQRAPVGFLREAPPDKPFFTTFGSVTTPELTFMSQGRNTLVYQFVDNFSWVRKTHTFRMGAEAVSISAVTFNDAGIHPTIALGTNTANPDGILNTAFPNLPAGATGTAIVNRARPIYRDLVGLLGSAQRTFNVTSPTSGFVPGATRERVFRQREVSFYFQDQWRIVRNFTLNYGVRYEFLAVPTIPNGLAIQPLGGVAGLFGISGPGNLFNPGVLKGSAPTIIDFVSGKTGRPLYKNDTNNFAPFIGFAYSPEPKNRLLRWLFGGEGKSAIRAGFSISYLRDGFTVVSNALGVGTTNPGLIQTVANTTPTGVLTAAGVPLPTPTFKMPVTDAENFAVNPNNGLWTFDPNLRTPYVQQWSFGIEREIARNTALEIRYVGNHAVKIFRAIDYNEVNIFENGFLQEFLNAQKNLEINGGRSFAPGAPGTVPLPILSTLFSGLPASVGFASSTFITALVNNNVGAMAQTLAFSPTYAANRAKLPPNFFVANPFAAFARLLTNASFSNYNSLQIELRRRVSSGLYLQANYTFSKAITDSEGSQSTLESFRTLRNPRLDRHRSGFDQTHRFIANFLYELPVGPGRRFWSGGPGVIRKVIEGWSVGSIINWQSRPPIAVFSGRSTFNNFNPELNPAQLVGISFEEFKKNFGIFRTGSGVFFINPALLNITVDSAGRLQTATLKEGLLASPAPGTFGNFPRASINGPRFFQTDLSLIKRTYFTEKANVEFKAAFINAFNNTNFAIGSLTFDSATFARINSQSGGSRVITFTLAINW